One Centropristis striata isolate RG_2023a ecotype Rhode Island chromosome 22, C.striata_1.0, whole genome shotgun sequence genomic window carries:
- the net1 gene encoding neuroepithelial cell-transforming gene 1 protein has product MVAYDELGSLVPTKRTLQVIDCQNQANKESEEPSTKRVRPLGRVTSLANLISPVKNGAVRRFGQTIQASFRGDGKSPGVPQKPCSKAAAPTPPKRRNSMLWSEMLDVHQKGTFSTKEIKRQEAIFELSRGEQDLIEDLQLARKAYHDPMLKLSIMSEEELTHIFGNLDAYIPLHEDLLAQLSKATGPDGTVGQIGQIVVNWLPRLNAYKDYCSKQLAAKALLDQKKQDRRVQDFLQRCLESPFSRKLDLWSFLDIPRSRLVKYPLLLKEILKHTPQEHPDAASLEEAITIMQGVLSDINMKKGESECQYYIDKLEYLDDKQKDPLIEQCKSLLCHGELRNKSGTKLHVFLFTELLVLTRPVTRNERQCFQVYRQPIPVHDLVLEDLQDGDVRMGGSFRGAFSNADKAKNIFRVRSQDPSQAQSHTLQVNDVFHKQQWLNCLRSAISVHRPLSEPSTPSPPASDARSKRRPSSVSAIVHMEETDENCPQPASQSAPTSPCSSTTPSPTTSSPSSCSSSSSLSTTSSSSTSPLSSPTSHKTKKDKKSLCSLGKRKETMV; this is encoded by the exons ATGGTGGCTTACGATGAACTGGGTAGCTTGGTGCCTACGAAACGGACTCTGCAAGTGATAGACTGCCAGAACCAAGCCAACAAAGAGTCAGAG GAACCCAGCACAAAGCGTGTCCGTCCTCTCGGCAGGGTGACGTCGCTAGCCAACCTCATTTCTCCGGTGAAGAATGGGGCCGTCCGGCGCTTCGGCCAAACCATCCAG GCCTCTTTCCGAGGCGATGGCAAGTCGCCGGGCGTGCCCCAGAAGCCTTGCAGCAAGGCAGCGGCCCCCACGCCGCCCAAAAGGAGGAACAGCATGCTGTGGTCGGAGATGCTAGACGTCCACCAGAAGGGAACTTTCTCCACCAAAGAGATCAAGCGGCAGGAG GCCATATTTGAGCTGTCTCGTGGAGAGCAGGACCTGATTGAGGACCTCCAGCTTGCACGCAAG GCGTACCATGACCCAATGCTGAAGCTCTCCATTATGTCAGAGGAGGAGCTCACTCACATCTTCGGCAACCTGGATGCCTACATCCCTCTGCACGAAGACCTCCTGGCACAGCTCTCCAAAGCTACGGGGCCAGATGGGACCGTGGGCCAGATCGGACAAATTGTCGTAAACTGG CTGCCGAGGCTTAACGCCTACAAAGACTACTGCAGCAAGCAGCTGGCAGCCAAGGCGCTGCTGGACCAGAAGAAGCAGGACCGGCGGGTGCAGGACTTCCTGCAGCGCTGCCTTGAGTCGCCCTTCAGCAGGAAGCTGGACCTGTGGAGTTTCCTGGACATCCCGCGCTCCCGCCTGGTCAAGTACCCACTGCTGCTTAAAGAGATACTGAAGCACACTCCACAAGAGCACCCAGATGCAGCCAGCCTAGAGGAAGCG ATCACCATCATGCAGGGTGTGCTGTCTGACATCAACATGAAGAAGGGAGAGTCTGAGTGCCAGTACTACATTGACAAGCTGGAGTATCTGGACGACAAGCAGAAGGACCCTCTGATCGAACAGTGCAAGAGTCTGCTGTGTCACGGGGAGCTACGCAACAAGAGTGGCACG AAGCTGCATGTGTTCCTGTTTACCGAGCTGCTGGTTCTGACCCGCCCCGTCACCAGGAACGAACGGCAGTGTTTCCAGGTTTACCGGCAGCCAATCCCTGTGCACGATCTTGTGCTAGAGGACCTGCAGGACGGAGATGTCAGAATGGGTGGATCCTTCAGAGGCGCTTTCAGCAACGCAGATAAAG CCAAGAACATTTTCCGCGTGCGCTCACAAGACCCAAGCCAGGCGCAGTCCCACACGCTGCAGGTCAACGACGTCTTCCACAAGCAGCAGTGGCTCAACTGCCTCCGCAGCGCCATTTCCGTCCACCGGCCCCTCAGCGAGCCCTCCACGCCCTCCCCACCTGCGAGCGACGCCCGATCCAAGCGCCGCCCTTCCTCCGTCTCCGCCATTGTCCACATGGAGGAAACCGACGAGAACTGCCCACAGCCAGCCTCTCAGTCCGCCCCCACCTCACCGTGCAGCAGCACAACCCCCAGCCCCACCACATCGTCCCCTTCatcctgctcctcctcgtcttcttTGTCGACGACGTCATCGTCTTCGACGTCGCCGCTCTCCTCGCCCACATCGCACAAAACCAAAAAGGACAAGAAGTCTCTCTGTTCTTTAGGGAAGAGAAAAGAGACTATGGTGTGA